The genomic window ATTCAGGCTGAGCAAATCGTGCGGGCCGTGCGCGACCTCTTCATCGACGCCAACTGCAATCTCGGCGAGGACGTGCTCGCGGCCTTCGACCGGGCCATCGAGACGGACGAGTCCCCCGTGGCCCGCGAGGTCATCCGGGAGCTCAAGGAGAATGCCCGCATCGCCCGGGACGAGCAGTCCCCCATCTGCCAGGACACGGGGCTTGCCGTTCTCTTCGTCGAGGTCGGCCAGGATGTGCACGTGACGGGAGGCGGCCTGAAGGAGGCCCTCAACGAGGGGGTCCGGAAGGGCTACGGCGAAGGCTACCTGCGCAAATCCGCCTGCCACCCCTTCACGCGGGCCAACACGAAGGACAACACGCCCGCCGTGATCCACTTCGACATCGTGCCCGGCGACCGCATCCGGATCGTGGCCGTCCCGAAGGGCGGGGGCGCGGAGAACATGAGCCGCGTGGACATGCTCTCCCCCTCTGCGGGGCTCGAGGGGATCAAGGAGTTTGTCGTGCGGCGCATCGAGGCCTCGGGTTCGAACCCCTGCCCGCCCACGGTGGTGGGTGTCGGGGTCGGCGGCACCTTCGAGCGCTCGGCTCTTCTCGCAAAGAAGGCCCTCACAAGGCGCATCGGCGAGCGAAACGCCGACCCGGAGCTCGCGAAGGTCGAAATCGAGGTCCTGGAACGGATCAACAGGCTGGGCATCGGGCCCATGGGCTACGGCGGCAACACGACGGCGCTCGACGTCTTCTTCGAGGTCGAGCCCTGCCACATCGCAAGCCTCCCCGTGGCGGTGAACGTCCAGTGCCATGCGATGCGGCACAAGGAAACCGTCCTCTAGAGCAAGAAGACACGGGGGCGAGAGGGTCAGAAGGCAAGCAATATGGCTGAAATCAGACTGAAGACCCCGCTGACCGAGGGGGATGTGGAGAAGCTCGGGATCGGCGACAGGGTGCTCCTCACGGGGGTGCTCTACTCGGCACGCGATGCGGCGCACAAGCGGCTCTTCGACCTCATCCAGGCGGGGAAGGATCTTCCCGTCGACATCCGCGGGCAGGTGATCTACTACGTGGGCCCGGCGCCGGCAAAGCCCGGCAGGCCCATCGGCTCGGCGGGCCCGACGACGAGCTACCGGATGGACCCCTATGCCCCCAAACTCATGGAGATGGGCCTCAAGGGCATGATCGGCAAGGGAAACCGCGGGGCCGAGGTGGTGGAGGCCATGAAGAAGTACAAGGCCGTCTACTTCGGCGCCACGGGCGGGGCGGGGGCCCTGCTGGCCCGCAGCATCCGGAAGGCGGAGACCGTCGCCTACGAAGACCTCGGGCCCGAGGCCATCCAGCGCCTGGAGGTGGAGGACTTCCCCGTCGTCGTCATCAACGACACGAAGGGAAACGATCTGTACGTCGAGGGGGCGAAAAAGTATCGAAGGTGAGAGGCTGAGAGGGTAAGAGGCATGGAGTGGCTCTACGATGAGCGACGGGCTTCTCCAACCTTCTCACCTTCATGCCCTCTTACCCTCTGCTCCGAAGCATAGCGCAACGAAAAAGGCCGGGAGGCTGAACCCCCCGGCCTTTTGCATTGTCATGAAACCCCGGATCCTAGATGCCCAGGATGCCGAAGAAGAGCCAGCAGATGACGGCGCCGACGATGGACATCGAGAGCCCCCAGATCAGCAGATTGCGGAAGAGCTTCTGCTTGTCCTCGTGCTCGGCCGCGCAGGCGATGCAGAGCGCGCCCAGCGTGGAGAGCGGCGAGGCGTCGACGAGGTGCGCGCCGACGTTGATCGACGAGATCATGCCGACGGGATCCGCGCCCGGTACAAGCTTCAGGAGCCCCGGCACCAGAGGCAGGAAGGCCGGCATGACGACGCCGGAGGAGCTCGAGTAGGCCGAGATGACGCCCGTCACGAGACCCAGCCAGAAGTGCACCGTCGTGGGGCCCGAAAAGGCCGCGATGGCCTTCGTCATGGCATTGAGGCCTCCCGACTTCTCCATGATCTCGATGAGCACGGTGACGCCGCAGACCATCATGATGACGAACCAGGGCATCGTCTTGATGGCCGCCTTGCTGTCGGCGATGTTGAACAGCATCATCAGGCCGCCCAGGACGAACCCGACGGTGCCCACGTTGGAGGCCATCAGGAGCATCCACTTCGGGAAGTACGCCTTCATGCCGGGCAGGGCCGGCACGACGACCATGAAGATCAGGACGACGATGCAGATCGTGGTGAACCACTGCTGCTTCGTGAAGGGTTCGGGCTTCGGGGCGATCGTGTTGATGTCCACCGTCTTGCCCTTGTGCTGCATCATCCACTTCCAGCCGCCGAAGATGAGGAAGCCGGGGATGACGACGATGCCCTGCGCGATGATGGAGTTGAAGTAGACCTTCCAGTCGAGTGCGGCCAGTGAGTACTGGTCGAAGAGGCCGGGGATCTGCGGCCCCATCCTCTCGATGAGGCCGTGGGAGATGATCCCCGTGGGGGCAAACGGCGAGAAGCAGGCCGAGTTGGCGGCCCCGACGACGATGAGCGTCATGCAGAAGGCCGACATCCCCACCTGGCCCGCGATGGCCATGGTGATGGGCGCCAGCAGCGCGACACCGGCGATGTTGCCCGGGCCGATCGTGGTGATGAAGATCGTCAGGAAGTAGATGATGAAGGGCAGCAGCATCATGTTGCCGCCGCAGATGCGGATACAGTAACTGGTGATTTTACCGAGCGTCCCGTTGACTTGGGCCATGGCGAACATGAAGGTCACGCCGACCAATATCATGAAGAGGCTCAGCGGAAAGCCCGCCACGACCTTGGAGGCCGCCATGTTCATGAAGACTGCCCCGACGATGATCGCGAAGGCGATGCTCAAGTTGCCGACGTGAAGCTCCTCGTTCACGCAGCTGATGATGATGACGATGGTCAAGGCCAGGATGGACATCCAGGCCGCCAGGGATACGCCGAGAAATTCCATGTTGATCTCCCTCCCTATTGGATTTTTTGATAGGGTTCAGCCTATGCTTGAGTATTCCAGTTTGTCAAAAAAGTCCACCGCTTTGCGTGGATTATTCATGCCGGTTCGCGCCCCCCTTTAGAAAATGCGAGAATGAGAGCGTTCGAGGCGCGGCAGCCCCTGACCGCCCTCGGGCGGTCAGGGGCTGCATCCCGTTATCCGAGCACCATGAGGACCTGGCTGGTGTTGACCTTGTCCCCTTCCTTGACCTTGATCTCCTGCACCGTGCCGTTGCCGGGGGCCACGATGGGGTTCTCCATCTTCATGGCCTCGAGGATGATCAGCTCCTCGTCCTCCTTCACCGCATCGCCCGCCTTCACGATGATCTCCTTGATCGTGCCGGGCATCGGGGCTACAACGTCGATTGCCATTGGGGTCTCGCCTCCTTTCCTTGTTTAAATTGCAGCCTGTATTGCATAAAGCCCTTGAATCGGTTCCTCTTTCCGCCCGCACCCCGACCCTCTCCCGTCACGGCAGAGGGGAAAAGGGTGCGGGGACTGATTTACCGGATCACGCCCATGCCGGCCAGCACGGAGAGCATGACGGCCGCGGCGATCACCGAGCCGATCTGCCCGCCGGCGTTGGCCCCCATGGCGTGCATCAACAGGTAACTCTTTTTATTATACTGCGAACCCACCTTCTGCACCACCCGGGCCGCCATCGGGAAGGCCGAGATCCCCGCCGCGCCGATCAGCGGGTTGATCTTGCCGCCCGTCACCACGTAGAGCAGCTTGCCGAACAGCACCCCGCAGACCGTGTCCAGGCAGATCGCCATGAAGCCCAGCGCCAAAATGATCAGCGTCTCGGCCCGGATGAAGGCCGGGCCCGCCATCGTCGCCCCGATCGAGAGACCCAGGAAGAGCGTCACCACGTTGGCGATCTCGTTCTCCGCCGCCCCCGTGAGCCGCGCCACCACCCCGGACTCCCTCATGAGGTTGCCCAGCATGATCGTCGCCAGCAGCGGCAGGCCCTTGGGCGCAATGCAGCCCCCCACCACCGTGATCACGATCGGGAAGAGCAGCTTCGTGGTCTTCGAAACCGGCTTGGCGGTGTACTTCATCACCGTCTTCTTCTCCTTCTCCGTGGTCAGCAGGCGCATGATCGGCGGCTGGATCACCGGCACCAGCGACATGTACGAGTAGGCCGCCACCGCCACCGCCCCCAGCAGGTGCGGGGCGTACTTCGAGGTCACGTAGATCGCCGTCGGACCGTCGCAGGCCCCGATGATCCCGATCGAGACCGCGTCGAGCTTCGGAAAGCCCAGCCACAGCGCCACCAGCAGCGTCAGGAAGATCCCGAACTGCCCCGCCGCCCCCAAGAGAAACGTGTAGGGCTGCGCCAGCACCGGACCAAAGTCCGTCATCGCCCCGATGCCGATGAAGATCAGCAGCGGAAAGAGCTCCGTGTCCACCCCCGCGTCGTAGATCGTCCGGATGAAGCCGTCCTTCAACATGACGTCCGACATCGGGATGTTGACCAAAATGCAGCCGAACCCGATCGGCACCAGCAACAGCGGCTCGCAGTCCTTCTTGATCCCCAGCCACAGCAGCACCCCGCCCACGCCCAGCATGATCAGGTTCTGCCAGTTGACAAACAAAAACTTGAAGCCGATAACCAGCCCGCCCAGTCCCGCAATGATCGCTTCCAGCATGGTCTCAGCCCTCCTTCCCGTCCTCTTCCCTGTGAGGGAAGAGCTTGCCCAGGCCGGCCATCATCAGGCTCAGCAGCCCCAGGGTCACCAGCGTGCCCCCCATCCCGGCCACCAGCATCGTGATGCCGAATGTGAAATTGTCCATCTCCATTGTAAGAAACCTCCTTCGTACGTTTCGATGCATGAATGCCCACCCTCTACAAGAGGCCCCGCCGGCTCCCAGCCGGCATGGGCCCTACAGAGGGATGTTGCCGTGTTTCTTCCAGGGGCGGTCTTCGCGCTTGTTCTCGAGCATCTTGAGGGCCTTGATGATCATGGGCCTCGTCTCCTTGGGCTCGATGACGTGCTCGATCAGGCCGTGCCGCGCCGCCTGGTAGGGGGTTGCGAAGTTGTCGATGTACTCCTGCGTCTTCTTCTTGAGGCTCTCGGGGTCCTCCTTGCGGAAGATGATCTTGGCCGCCCCCTCGGCGCCCATGACGGCGATCTCCGCCGAGGGCCACGCCATGACCACGTCAGCGCCCGTCTGCCCGGAGCACATGCCGAGGTAGGAGCCGCCGTAGGCCTTGCGCAGAACGATCGTGATCTTCGGCACCGTCGCCTCGGGGTAGACGTAGAGCATCTTCGCGCCGTGGCGGATGATGCCGCCGTACTCCTGCGCCGTCCCCGGGAGGTAGCCCGGCACGTCGACGAAGGTGAGGATCGGCAGGTTGAAGCAGTCGCAGAACCGGATGAACCGCGAGGCCTTGTCGGAGGAGTTGATGTCGAGGCACCCCGCAAGCACCGCCGGCTGGTTGGCGATGATGCCCACGGGCTGGCCGTTCATCCGGGCGAAGCAGGTGATCATGTTCATGGCGTAGAGGGCCTGGCTCTCGTAGATCTCGCCGTTGTCCACGACCATCTTGATGACCCGCTTCATGTCGTAGGGTCGGTTGCTCGCCTCGGGGACGATCGTGTTGAGCTTTTCCTCCATGCGGTCGACCGGGTCGGTGCAGGCGACGACGGGCGGCTTCTCGCGGTTGTTGAGGGGGAGGTAGCTCAGGAGCTTCTTGATCTGGTCGATGCAGTCCTCGTCGCTCTCGGCCACGAAGTGCGCCACGCCGCTCTTCGTGTTGTGCGTCATGGCCCCGCCGAGCTCCATGGCCGTCACTTCCTCGCCCATGACGGCCTTGACGACCTGCGGGCCCGTGATGAACATCTGGGCGTATTCCTTGTTGACCATGTAGATGAAGTCCATGAGTGCCGGCGAGTAGACGGCGCCGCCGGCCGACGGGCCCATGATGGCGCTGATCTGGGGGATGATGCCCGAGGCCATGGTGTTGCGGTAGAAGATCCGGCCGTAGCCCGCCAGCGAGTCGACGGCCTCCTGGATCCGCGCGCCGCCCGAGTCGTTGAGGCCCACGATGGGGCATCCCGCCGACAGGGCACGCTCCTGACACTTGACGATCTTGGCGGCGTGCATCTCGCCCAGTGAGCCGCCCATGGTGCTGAAGTCCTGTGCGAAGGCGAACACGGTCCGGCCGTTGACCATCCCGTAACCCGTCACGACGCCCTCGCCGGGGACTTCCATCTTGTCCATGCCGAAGTTCGTGCAGCGGTGCTCGACGAACTTGTCCATCTCCACGAAGCTGCCCGCGTCGAAGAGACGCGCAAGCCTCTCGCGGGCCGTCAGCCGCCCCGTGGCCTTTACCTTTTCGAGGGCCTTGGCGCCTCCGCCGAGCTCGATCTTCTGCTCGCGGGCCCTCATGAGTGCGATTTTTTCTTCATTCGTCACGGTGCTTCTCCTTCCGGGTTTCTGTGTGGGGTTGTCGCGGTGCCTACTGCCTCTCGCTGAGCTCGAGCAGCACGCCGCCCGTGGAGCGGGGGTGCACGAAGGCGATCTTCGCGCCGCCCGCGCCGTAGCGGGGCTTCTCGTCGATGAGCCGCACGCCCTTGGCCTTCATCTCCGCGAGGGCCGCCTCGAGGTTGTCCACGCGCAGTGCCAGGTGCTGGATCCCCTCACCGTTCTTCTCGATGTACTTGGCCACGGGTCCGTCCGGCGCCGTGGACTCGAGCAGCTCGATCTCCGTCTCGCCGATGGGGAGGAACGCCACGCGCACCTTCTGCTCGGCCACTTCCTCGACGCCCACGGATTTCAGGCCCATCGCCTCGTAGACCTTCAGGGACTCGGCGATGCTCTTCACCGCGATTCCGATGTGATCCAACCGGGTAACTTTCATGTGTCCTGACCCTCCTGACTCGTCTGATTTCTTCACGTTACGGTTAAGCTGTAGTTCTGGAGAAACGAGAGGATCCGCGCCGCCCCCGACGTGGCCGTGATCTTCCCGCTGACCACTTCCCTCTCGATGAGGGGCAGCAGGTTGACGACCTGCGCGTTCTTGTAGAACCACTCTTCGAGGCCTTCCTTCACCAGGGCCCACATCCACAGGCGCGCCTGCTCGCTTCGCTTGCGCTCCAGCTCCCCCTTGTCGCTCATGATCTTCCGGTGTTTCAGGACCGTCTCCCAGATCTCCGGGAGCCCGCTGCCCGTCAGGGAGCTGCAGATCAGGACCGGCGTGCTCCAGTCGGGCGAGGGCGGCGAGAGCAGGTGCATGGCCGTCTCATACTGGGCCCGGGCGAGCTTGGCCCTCTCCACGTTGTCACCGTCGGCCTTGTTGACCGTGATGGCGTCGGCCAGCTCCAGCACGCCCTTCTTGATGCCCTGCAGCTCGTCGCCGGCCCCGGCGATCATGAGCACGAGGAAGAAGTCCACCATGGAGGCCACGGCGACCTCCGACTGCCCCACGCCCACCGTCTCCACCAGGATGACGTCGTACCCCGCGGCCTCGCAGATCATCATGGTCTCGCGGGTCTTGCGGGCCACCCCGCCGAGGGTGCCCCCCGAGGGGGAGGGGCGGATGAAGGCCCGCTCGTTCACCGAGAGCTTCTCCATCCGGGTCTTGTCGGCCAGGATGCTGCCGCCCGTGCGGGGGCTGCTGGGGTCCACGGCCAGCACGGCCACCCGGTGGCCCCTCTCCGTGAGCATCGTGCCGAAGCTCTCGATGAAGGTGCTCTTGCCGGCGCCGGGCACGCCCGTGATCCCCATGCGGACGGCCTTCCCCGTGTGGGGGAGCAGGGCGTCCATGACCTGCCGGGCCATCTCCTGGTGCTCGGGCAGGACGCTCTCGATCAGCGTGATCGTCTTTGCCATGACCAGCCGGTTGCCGCCGATCACGCCCTGTACGTAGTAGTCAATCGTCTGCTGCGCCATCACCCTGCACCGGGTCCGAAAGATCGTGGAGATGCGGAATTGCCGGGGGAGGGATCCTCCCCCGGCAATCGCTCTATGCCGCCTTCTTCAGGTACTTGTTCTCCAGCAGGGAGAGCACCTTGTCCGCCGACTCCGGAATCGAGGTGCCCGGCCCGAAGATCCCGACGACGCCCGCCTTGTAGAGGAAGTCGTAGTCCGTCGGGGGGATGACGCCGCCGGCAATCACGAGGATCTCCTCGCCGCCCATCTCCTTGAGCTTCCGGATCAGCTCCGGCACCAGGGTCTTGTGGCCGGCCGTGAGGCTCGAGGCCCCCACGATGTGGACGTCGTTCTCGATGGCCATCTTGGCGGCCTCCTCGGGAGTCTGGAACATCGGGCTGATGTCGATGTCGAACCCCAGGTCCGCGAAGGCCGTGGCGACGACCTTGATGCCGCGGTCGTGGCCGTCCTGGCCCATCTTGGTCACGAGCATCCGGGGCCGCCGGCCCGTCTGCTTGAGGAAGTTCTCCGTCCGCTTCTGCAGGCTCTTGATCACGTCGCTCTCGCCGTACTCGGAGGAGTAGACGCCGGAGATCATCCGGGTGGTGGCCACGTAGCGGCCGAAGACCTTCTCCATGGCGTCGCTCACCTCGCCCACGGTGGCGCGCAGGCGGATGGCCTTGATGGAGGCCTCGAGGAGGTTGCCGCCCTTCTCGGCCACGGCCGTGATCTCCTCGAGGGCCTTCTTCACGGCGGCGTTGTCGCGCTTCGCCTTGAGTTCCTTGATCCGGGCGATCTGCTCGTCACGGACCGTGTTGGGCACCTCGAGCACCTCCACGGCGGGCGGCTCCGGGATGCGGTACTTGTTGACGCCGACGATGACGTCCTTGCCCTGGTCGATCCGGGCCTGGCGGCGCGCCGCCGACTCCTCGATGCGGAGCTTCGGCATGCCCGTCTCGATGGCGCGGGCCATGCCGCCGAGGGCCTCGATCTCGTCCATGATCTTCTTGGCCTCGCGGATGATGGCGCCCGTGAGGGCCTCGACGTAGTAGGAGCCTCCCAGGGGGTCCACCACGTGGCAGATCTGGGACTCCTCCTGGATGATGATCTGGGTGTTGCGGGCGATGCGGGCCGAGAAGTCCGTCGGCAGGCTGATGGCCTCGTCGAAGGAGTTCGTGTGGAGCGACTGGGTGCCGCCCAGCGCCGCCGCGAGGGCCTCGAGGGTCGTGCGGATGATGTTGTTGTACGGGTCCTGCTCCGTGAGGCTCCAGCCGGAGGTCTGCACGTGGGTGCGCAGCACGGTGGAGCGGGGGTTCTTCGGGTTGAACTCACTGACCGTCTTGTGCCACAGGTAGCGGGCCGCCCGCAGCATGGCGATCTCCATGAAGAAGTTCATGCCCACGCCGAAGAAGAAGGAGAGCCGCGGGGCGAACTCGTCGATGTGGAGCCCGGCGTCGATGGCCGCGCGGATGTACTGCTTGCCGTCGGCGAGCGTGAAGGCCGTCTGCAGCACCGAGTTGGCGCCCGCCTCCATGATGTGGTAGCCGCTGATGGAGATCGTGTTGTAGCGCGGCATGTGCTTCGAGCAGTAGGCGATGATGTCCGAGACGATCCGCATGGAGGGCTGGGGCGGGTAGATGTAGGTGTTGCGGGTGAGGAACTCCTTGAGGATGTCGTTCTGGATCGTGCCCGCGAGCTGCTCCTGCTTGACGCCCTGCTCCTCGGCGGCCACGATGTAGCCCGCGAGGATCGGGAGAACGGCACCGTTCATCGTCATCGAAACGGTGACCTTGTCCAGGGGGATGCCGTCGAAGAGGACCTTCATGTCCTCGACGGAGTCGATCGCCACGCCGGCCTTGCCCACGTCGCCGGCCACGCGCGGGTGGTCGGAGTCGTAGCCGCGGTGCGTGGCCAGGTCGAAGGCGACGGAGAGGCCCGTCTGCCCGGCGGCCAGATTCCGCCTATAGAAGGCGTTCGATTCCTTGGCCGTGGCGAACCCGGCATACTGGCGGATCGTCCAGGGCTGGTTGGCGTACATGGAGGCCACGGGGCCGCGGACGTAGGGGGGCATGCCGGAGAGGGTGTTGACGAAGTCCAGCCCCTCCAGGTCTTCCGCCGTGTAGATGGGCTTCACGGTGATGCCCTCGGGCGTCTCCCAGTTGAGAGACTCCAGGGGCTTTCCCTTGAGTTCCTTTGCGACCAGTTCCTGCCACTTCTTCATCTGGGGGTGTTCAGCCATTTTCTTCCTCCTTGGTTCAGCCTGTCCGTGAAAGGCCTGTTTTTCCTGCATGGTTGCCGATTTCCTGGATGCGGCCTCTACGCGGGAGGCCCCATCGCGTGTTCCTGGTCTTTCCCGGGCCTCAGGGACGCAGAAGGTCCGAGCCCGCCGGCACCCTCTGGTTCAGGAGGTTGCGTATGAGCTTGACGAGGTTCTCGCTGCGGTGATTGAACCTCCACTCGATTTCCTTGAGGTAGAGCGGGAAATACATCCGGGGCACGCCCCGGTAATGTTTGAGCCACTGCCGGGCGAAGACCCAGAACCCCTCGATGTCCTCCGCGGCCTCGCGGCCCTTCCGGGTCGTCTTGTCGCCGTTGACCACGACGCTGTTGCCGCGGACGTCGAAAAGCGTGCAGGCCAGCGTTTCATCGCAGACGTGGAGCCGACCCGTCTCGGCGATGGCCGCCGCGCCCGCGCCCCCCTCGGGCAGGAGGGCGGGCAGCGCGAAGACGCGGCCGTTGCCCTTGTAGATGGCGAGGGCCAGCTTTCCGTTCGACATCGTGAAGTCCGCGCCGAACCGGACTGCTGCCCCGGCCGGTGCCGCGGCGGCCCCCTTTCCGGCAAGCAGGGCCCTCATCTCCTTCATCTCGTGCGCGTAGATGGCGAGACGCAGGATACGGAACCAGCGCTGGACCGTCTTGAGGTCGAGCGGCACCTGGTGCCGGAGCCGGTAGGCCGGCACCCCGAGGCAAAAGTACTCGAGGAGACGGCCCTTCCAGTAGGGCGACATTTTGGTGGTGTCCCAGTAGGTCCTGTCGAACTTGCGCGTCAGGCCGCACCGGCCGCAACGCCGCTGCCCCGTGGCCAGCCGCCAGAAATTTCTTCCGCCGCATCGAGGACAAACCAACATGACCGACTCTGCTTGAGATGACGCGACCTGCCGAAAAACAGGTGCAACCAACGTGGGGAATTGACTCGCGGCGGTATTAGCACCGCGACAGGGCGAACACCATCGGGGGCCGTCTGATTCTGGTGTAGGAATTGAACAGGACGATTTGTCGGCGTTTGTCTGACAAGGCCTGAAAACCGCGGAAAAATGATGGTTTCAGGGCACAGCACCCCGCCGCCGGGCCGTTTACGGGCCGGCGGTGCGAATGTTTGGGATCAAATATTTACTTGAAATCCGGGGGCGAAATTGTGTAGACGGGTGCAAAAACAGAGGGGGGCGGATGCCGCTGCCCCCGACACGACGGGTCGACGACCCGCATCGAAGATCAAACCGTTGGGAGGGAAAACAGATATGCCACGAGCGCTGGAAGGTATCCGAGTCATTGACCTGAGTCACGTGCTGGCGGCCCCCACGACGACGATGATTCTCGCCGACCTCGGGGCCGAGGTCATCCACGTCGAGCCGCCCCATGGGGACGACGCCCGCGAGTTCGGGCCTTTTGCCGGGGAGGTGGACAAGAACCACAGCGGCTACTTCATCAGCCTCAACCGCAACAAGAAAGGGATCGTGCTGAACCTCAAGCACCAGAAGGCCAAGGACATCCTGATCGAGATGATCAAGAAGGCCGACGTGGTCGTGGAGAACTTCCGGCCCACGACGATGAAGAAGATGGGCCTGCACTGGGAGGACCTGAAGAAGATCAATCCGAGAATCATCTATTGCTCCATCTGCGGCTTCGGTCACGACTCGCTGCCCGAGTACGCCGAGAGGCCCTCCTATGACATGGTGGCCCAGGCCTACAGCGGGCTCATGAGCATCACCGGGCCCGAGGGCGGCCCGCCCTGCCGGGTGGGGTCCTCCGTAGGCGACATCATCTCTGGGATGCAGGCCGCGATCGGCATCCTGGCGGCCCTGCGGTACCGGGAGAAGTCGGGACGGGGCCAGCACGTCGACATCTCCATGATCGACAGCCTCTACTCCACGCTCGAAAACGCCGTCGTCCGCTACACGCTGAAGGGGGAAATCCCCGGGCCCCTCGGAGGGATCCACCCCTCGATCACCCCGTTCCAGGGCTACAAGACGAAGGACGGCTCCTACATCATCGCCGCCATCGGGACCGACGCCCTTTTCGTCCGCTTCGCGAAGGTGATCGGCAGGCCTGACCTGCCCGAGGACGAGCGGTTCAAGACCAACCCCCTGCGGACGAAGAACCGCAAGGCCCTCAACGAGATCCTCGAGCCGATCATGGCCTCGAAGACCACGCCGGAATGGGAGGTCATCTTCAAGAAGGAGGGGCTGCCCTACTCGCCGATCAACAACTTGAAGCAGATCAGCGAGGACCCCCACATCGCCTACCGGAAGATGCTCGCCGAGATCGACCAGCCCCGCGTGGGCAAGATGCGGATCGCCAACTCGCCCATCAAAATGACCGAGACGCCCGGCGAGGTCTACGCGCCGGCACCGCTTCTGGGACAGCACACCGACGAGGTCCTGAAGTCGCTCCTGGGCTACAGCGACGAGACGCTCGAACAGCTCAAGAAGGAAGGCATCATCAACGCGAGTTACTAGACTAGCACACAAGGCGGGGCCCCGGGGGCCCCGCATTCTTTCTATCGTATCGACCTGTCGCAGGATCTGTAACCGTTGACGTGGGGAGTTGCCGGTTTCAATCCAAGACAAGGAGGCAATGCCAAGATGGGAATCGAGAGCCGTATCTTCAACAAGGAACTGTTGTCCAAGATCACGACGGCCGAGGAGGCCGCCAAGCACATCAAGGACGGCATGGTCGTCGGCACGAGCGGGTTCACCCCCTGCGGGTACCCCAAGGCGGTGCCGCTGGCCGTGGCCGAAAGGGTCAAGAAGGGCGAGAAGCTCCGGCTGTCCCTGTTGACGGGCGCCTCCGTCGGCGTCGAGCTCGACGAGGCCTGGGCGGAGGTGAACTGCATCGCCAAGCGCTTCCCCTACCAGACGGGCAAGAAGATCAACCAGCGGATCAACGCGGGCGACACGATGTTCTTCGACATCCACCTGAGCCAGATGGCCCAGCAGCTGCGCTACGGTTTCCTGGGCAAGATGGACGTGGCCATCGTCGAGGCCGTCTGCATCCTGGAAAACGGCGGGATCGTCCCCTCCACCTCGGTCGGCAACTCGCCCACCTTCCTCCAGCAGGCCGAGAAGGTGATCATCGAGGTGAACACGAGCCAGCCCATGGAACTCGTCGGGATGAGCGACATCTTCATCCCCGCCGACCCGCCGGCCCGGCATCCCCTGCCGATCACCGATGTGAACCAGCGCATCGGCACGATCTACATGCCCTGCGACCCGAGGAAGGTCGTGGCCGTCGTGCCCTGTGACATCGGCGACAAGACGCGGCCCCTGGCCCCCATCGACGAGCAGTCCAAGGCCATGGCCCGGCATCTGATCAAGTTCCTGGAGAAAAACTACGGGGCAGTGCTCCCGCCCCTGCAGTCGGGGGTGGGAAACGTGGCCAACGCCGTCATGGCGGGCCTCGTGGAGAGCGACTACAAGAACCTGCGGGTCTGGACGGAGGTCATCCAGGACGCCATGTTCGACCTCATCGACGCGGGCAAGCTCAACGCCGTCTCCGGCACCTCGCTGTCCCCCTCGCCCGAGGGCCTCCAGCGCTTCTACCGGGACATCATGAAGTACCGCGACAAGATCGTCCTGCGGCCCCAGGAGATCAGCAACAACGCCGAGATCGCCCGCAGGCTGGGCCTCATCGCCATGAACACGGCCCTCGAG from Syntrophaceae bacterium includes these protein-coding regions:
- a CDS encoding fumarate hydratase, with protein sequence MREIQAEQIVRAVRDLFIDANCNLGEDVLAAFDRAIETDESPVAREVIRELKENARIARDEQSPICQDTGLAVLFVEVGQDVHVTGGGLKEALNEGVRKGYGEGYLRKSACHPFTRANTKDNTPAVIHFDIVPGDRIRIVAVPKGGGAENMSRVDMLSPSAGLEGIKEFVVRRIEASGSNPCPPTVVGVGVGGTFERSALLAKKALTRRIGERNADPELAKVEIEVLERINRLGIGPMGYGGNTTALDVFFEVEPCHIASLPVAVNVQCHAMRHKETVL
- a CDS encoding Fe-S-containing hydro-lyase, with translation MAEIRLKTPLTEGDVEKLGIGDRVLLTGVLYSARDAAHKRLFDLIQAGKDLPVDIRGQVIYYVGPAPAKPGRPIGSAGPTTSYRMDPYAPKLMEMGLKGMIGKGNRGAEVVEAMKKYKAVYFGATGGAGALLARSIRKAETVAYEDLGPEAIQRLEVEDFPVVVINDTKGNDLYVEGAKKYRR
- a CDS encoding C4-dicarboxylate ABC transporter yields the protein MEFLGVSLAAWMSILALTIVIIISCVNEELHVGNLSIAFAIIVGAVFMNMAASKVVAGFPLSLFMILVGVTFMFAMAQVNGTLGKITSYCIRICGGNMMLLPFIIYFLTIFITTIGPGNIAGVALLAPITMAIAGQVGMSAFCMTLIVVGAANSACFSPFAPTGIISHGLIERMGPQIPGLFDQYSLAALDWKVYFNSIIAQGIVVIPGFLIFGGWKWMMQHKGKTVDINTIAPKPEPFTKQQWFTTICIVVLIFMVVVPALPGMKAYFPKWMLLMASNVGTVGFVLGGLMMLFNIADSKAAIKTMPWFVIMMVCGVTVLIEIMEKSGGLNAMTKAIAAFSGPTTVHFWLGLVTGVISAYSSSSGVVMPAFLPLVPGLLKLVPGADPVGMISSINVGAHLVDASPLSTLGALCIACAAEHEDKQKLFRNLLIWGLSMSIVGAVICWLFFGILGI
- a CDS encoding acetyl-CoA carboxylase biotin carboxyl carrier protein subunit; the encoded protein is MAIDVVAPMPGTIKEIIVKAGDAVKEDEELIILEAMKMENPIVAPGNGTVQEIKVKEGDKVNTSQVLMVLG
- a CDS encoding sodium ion-translocating decarboxylase subunit beta, with product MLEAIIAGLGGLVIGFKFLFVNWQNLIMLGVGGVLLWLGIKKDCEPLLLVPIGFGCILVNIPMSDVMLKDGFIRTIYDAGVDTELFPLLIFIGIGAMTDFGPVLAQPYTFLLGAAGQFGIFLTLLVALWLGFPKLDAVSIGIIGACDGPTAIYVTSKYAPHLLGAVAVAAYSYMSLVPVIQPPIMRLLTTEKEKKTVMKYTAKPVSKTTKLLFPIVITVVGGCIAPKGLPLLATIMLGNLMRESGVVARLTGAAENEIANVVTLFLGLSIGATMAGPAFIRAETLIILALGFMAICLDTVCGVLFGKLLYVVTGGKINPLIGAAGISAFPMAARVVQKVGSQYNKKSYLLMHAMGANAGGQIGSVIAAAVMLSVLAGMGVIR
- a CDS encoding methylmalonyl-CoA carboxyltransferase; the encoded protein is MRAREQKIELGGGAKALEKVKATGRLTARERLARLFDAGSFVEMDKFVEHRCTNFGMDKMEVPGEGVVTGYGMVNGRTVFAFAQDFSTMGGSLGEMHAAKIVKCQERALSAGCPIVGLNDSGGARIQEAVDSLAGYGRIFYRNTMASGIIPQISAIMGPSAGGAVYSPALMDFIYMVNKEYAQMFITGPQVVKAVMGEEVTAMELGGAMTHNTKSGVAHFVAESDEDCIDQIKKLLSYLPLNNREKPPVVACTDPVDRMEEKLNTIVPEASNRPYDMKRVIKMVVDNGEIYESQALYAMNMITCFARMNGQPVGIIANQPAVLAGCLDINSSDKASRFIRFCDCFNLPILTFVDVPGYLPGTAQEYGGIIRHGAKMLYVYPEATVPKITIVLRKAYGGSYLGMCSGQTGADVVMAWPSAEIAVMGAEGAAKIIFRKEDPESLKKKTQEYIDNFATPYQAARHGLIEHVIEPKETRPMIIKALKMLENKREDRPWKKHGNIPL